The following coding sequences lie in one Pan paniscus chromosome X, NHGRI_mPanPan1-v2.0_pri, whole genome shotgun sequence genomic window:
- the RBMX gene encoding RNA-binding motif protein, X chromosome, giving the protein MVEADRPGKLFIGGLNTETNEKALEAVFGKYGRIVEVLLMKDRETNKSRGFAFVTFESPADAKDAARDMNGKSLDGKAIKVEQATKPSFESGRRGPPPPPRSRGPPRGLRGGRGGSGGTRGPPSRGGHMDDGGYSMNFNMSSSRGPLPVKRGPPPRSGGPPPKRSAPSGPVRSSSGMGGRAPVSRGRDSYGGPPRREPLPSRRDVYLSPRDDGYSTKDSYSSRDYPSSRDTRDYAPPPRDYTYRDYGHSSSRDDYPSRGYSDRDGYGRDRDYSDHPSGGSYRDSYESYGNSRSAPPTRGPPPSYGGSSRYDDYSSSRDGYGGSRDSYSSSRSDLYSSGRDRVGRQERGLPPSMERGYPPPRDSYSSSSRGAPRGGGRGGSRSDRGGGRSRY; this is encoded by the exons atggttgaagCAGATCGCCCAGGAAAGCTCTTCATTGGTGGGCTTAATACGGAAACAAATGAGAAAGCTCTTGAAGCAGTATTTGGCAAATATGGACGAATAGTGGAAG TACTCTTGATGAAAGACCGTGAAACCAACAAATCAAGAGGATTTGCTTTTGTCACCTTTGAAAGCCCAGCAGACGCTAAGGATGCAGCCAGAGACATGAATGGAAAG tcattaGATGGAAAAGCCATCAAGGTGGAACAAGCCACCAAACCATCATTTGAAAGTGGTAGACGTGGACCGCCTCCACCTCCAAGAAGTAGAGGCCCTCCAAGAGGTCTTagaggtggaagaggaggaagtggaggaacCAGGGGACCTCCCTCACGGGGAGGACACATGG ATGACGGTGGATATTCCATGAATTTTAACATGAGTTCTTCCAGGGGACCACTCCCAGTAAAAAGAGGACCACCACCAAGAAGTGGGGGTCCTCCTCCTAAGAGATCTGCACCTTCAGGACCAGTTCGCAGTAGCAGTGGAATGGGAGGAAGAG CTCCTGTATCACGTGGAAGAGATAGTTACGGAGGTCCACCTCGAAGGGAACCGCTGCCCTCTCGTAGAGATGTTTATTTGTCCCCAAGAGATGACGGGTATTCTACTAAAGACAG CTATTCAAGCAGAGATTACCCAAGTTCTCGTGATACTAGAGATTATGCACCACCACCACGAGATTACACTTACCGTGATTATGGTCATTCCAGTTCACGTGATGACTATCCATCAAGAGGATATAG CGATAGAGATGGATATGGTCGTGATCGTGACTATTCAGATCATCCAAGTGGAGGTTCCTACAGAGATTCATATGAGAGTTATG GTAACTCACGTAGTGCTCCACCTACACGAGGGCCCCCGCCATCTTATGGTGGAAGCAGTCGCTATGATGATTACAGCAGCTCACGTGACGGATATGGTGGAAGTCGAGACAGTTACTCAAGCAGCCGAAGTGATCTCTACTCAAGTGGTCGTGATCGGGTTGGCAGACAAGAAAGAGGGCTTCCCCCTTCTATGGAAAGGGGGTACCCTCCTCCACGTGATTCCTACAGCAGTTCAAGCCGCGGAGCACCAAGAGGTGGTGGCCGTGGAGGAAGCCGATCTGATAGAGGGGGAGGCAGAAGCAGAtactag